The window CGAGTCAACGCCTCTTTCCGGCTCGTCGGGGCTTATCGCAGGTAAGCGCGTCCTTCATCGGCTCCAGTGCCAGGGCATCCACCGTGGACCCTTGTTCTCTTGACCATTCTGTCTCTGTCCTCAACCCACTCTCCCATAGGGAGAGACGGGTAGATTCGTGCATTTCTCGCTCGCACCTTCGCTTGTCATGCTGCTCGCCTCAACCGAGGCTCAGAAAAGATACAGGCCCGCCCCCGTCTTGTCAAGAGCCTGACCTTGGCCCTGAGCACAGGAGGCGTGGTACGCTCCGGCCATGCAGGTCAAGGTGGTGTTTTTCGCGCGTCTGAGGCGGGAATCCGGGCTGGAGACAGCGAGCCTGGACGTGCCGAGCGGCGCGACGGTGAGGGGGCTGGCGAGTCAGGTCGAGGCACAGTACGGGCTGAGCCTGCGCGGCTGCATGGTGGCCGTCAACGAGACGTACGCCGCGCCGGACCAGCCGCTGAGCCCCGGGGACGAGGTGGCTTTCCTGCCCCCGGTGGCGGGTGGCTCCGAGGGAGAGACCCGGTGCGAGGTGGTGACCGCGCCTCTCTCGCTGACTGAGGCCGATGCCTTCCTGGTGCGCCCGGAGTACGGGGCGCAGGCTTATTTCGTGGGCACGGTCCGTTCGCCCAACCGGGGCAGGAGGGTGGATTTCATCGAGTACGAGGGCTTCGCCCCGATGGCCGAGCAGGTGATGCAGGGGGCCGCCGCCGAGGCCCGCGGGCGGCACGG is drawn from Deinococcus planocerae and contains these coding sequences:
- the moaD gene encoding molybdopterin converting factor subunit 1, whose product is MQVKVVFFARLRRESGLETASLDVPSGATVRGLASQVEAQYGLSLRGCMVAVNETYAAPDQPLSPGDEVAFLPPVAGGSEGETRCEVVTAPLSLTEADAFLVRPEYGAQAYFVGTVRSPNRGRRVDFIEYEGFAPMAEQVMQGAAAEARGRHGELRVIVQHRLGRLLPGEASILIGVASPHRRAALEACDFLIEHLKVHLPVWKHEADEEGEHWVDGQTGHPTL